A part of Drosophila ananassae strain 14024-0371.13 chromosome 2R, ASM1763931v2, whole genome shotgun sequence genomic DNA contains:
- the LOC6507493 gene encoding uncharacterized protein LOC6507493 — protein MSAAKTSVAFLAIALLGLAPSGEAISRPLPPYVGLPSQDSLTHLFLTSRVTRRDPFASVACFGGYIGESNSITELYSGDYSVCAKQAQDSRRGIDTDFLPTRRSIERSGERVCQELRACNKINGTLDSLNCHANVGSNNTVSTYSISGNATESASILQERYRVVDLHHEQCHRKAERRYVESTARNYNYLQACLDGRAKPKPMPTPPPSTSSSTSTSTTTTTTTTTEAPTTTESPLNMEDQFKQLLNLLN, from the exons ATGTCCGCCGCGAAAACGTCTGTGGCCTTCCTCGCGATCGCCCTGCTGGGCCTTGCCCCGTCCGGGGAGGCCATCAGCCGGCCGCTGCCCCCCTACGTGGGCCTGCCCAGCCAGGACAGCCTCACGCACCTCTTCCTGACCTCGCGGGTCACGCGGCGCGACCCCTTCGCCTCGGTGGCCTGCTTCGGAGGCTACATCGGCGAGTCCAACAGCATCACGGAGCTCTACAGCGGCGACTACAGCGTCTGCGCCAAGCAGGCGCAGGACTCGCGCCGCGGCATCGACACCGACTTCCTGCCCACCCGCCGCAGCATCGAGCGGAGCGGCGAGCGCGTCTGCCAGGAGCTGAGggcctgcaacaagatcaACGGCACCCTCGACTCCCTCAACTGCCACGCCAACGTG GGCTCCAACAACACGGTCTCCACCTACAGCATCTCCGGCAACGCCACGGAGTCGGCCAGCATCCTGCAGGAGCGCTACCGGGTGGTGGACTTGCATCACGAGCAGTGCCACCGCAAGGCGGAGCGCCGCTACGTGGAGTCGACGGCCAGGAACTACAACTACCTGCAGGCCTGCCTGGACGGGAGGGCCAAGCCGAAGCCCATGCCCACACCGCCGCcgagcaccagcagcagcaccagtaCCAGCACGaccactaccaccaccaccaccacggaGGCGCCCACCACCACCGAGAGTCCCTTGAACATGGAGGACCAGTTCAAGCAGCTCCTCAACCTGCTGAACTAG
- the LOC6507492 gene encoding probable cytochrome P450 4d20 has translation MLLTLIAGALALLLTWDFARKRQRVAAFESSKIRGPLALPILGCGLQALHLGAENIIQYVGEKFEQYGKTFRFWILGESLVYTKDLKHFEHILGSTTLLEKGQLYQFLRPFLNDGLLMSTGRKWHSRRKAFTHAFHFSVLEHYVEIMDRSSATMVEKLRPLADGQTAVDMLQYASLAALDVITEAAMGVKVNAQNDPEFPYIKALKSVVYIQPDRMFKFSQRYDWLFPLAAPLLHRKLLADIRAMHDFTDKVIRERRETVERARADGSYRPLSLGDADLGRKSQMALLDILLQVSFNGESLTDADIREEVDTFMFEGDDTTSSGVSHALYAIARHPEVQRRIHEELLQVLGPDPHAPVTQAQLHSLKYLDCVVKETLRLYPSVPAIGRHAHREIRLGEQTIPANTSIYLVLYFAHRDPGYFPDPLSFRPERFLEGEEEARENFAYLPFSAGPKNCIGQKFAVLEMKALISKVLRSYELLPLGEELRPMMNFILRSSSGINVGLRPRP, from the exons ATGTTGCTGACCCTGATCGCCGGCGCTCTGGCCTTGCTCCTGACCTGGGACTTTGCCCGCAAGCGCCAGCGAGTCGCCGCCTTCGAGAGCTCAAAGATCAGGGGGCCGCTGGCGCTCCCGATCCTCGGCTGTGGCCTGCAAGCCCTGCACCTGGGGGCCGAGA ACATCATCCAGTACGTGGGGGAGAAGTTCGAGCAGTACGGCAAGACCTTCCGCTTCTGGATACTCGGGGAGTCCCTCGTCTACACCAAGGACCTCAAGCACTTTGAACACATCCTGGGAAGCACCACACTGCTCGAAAAAGGGCAGCTGTACCAGTTCCTGCGGCCCTTCCTCAACGACGGCCTGCTCATGAGCACGGGCCGCAAGTGGCACTCCCGGCGCAAGGCCTTCACCCACGCCTTCCACTTCTCGGTCCTGGAGCACTACGTGGAGATCATGGACCGGAGCAGCGCCACCATGGTGGAGAAGCTGCGGCCCCTTGCGGACGGCCAGACGGCGGTGGACATGCTCCAGTACGCGTCCCTGGCCGCCCTGGACGTGATCACAG AGGCTGCCATGGGCGTGAAGGTGAATGCCCAGAACGACCCCGAGTTCCCCTACATCAAGGCGCTGAAGAG TGTGGTCTACATCCAGCCCGACCGCATGTTCAAGTTCTCGCAGCGCTACGACTGGCTCTTCCCCCTGGCAGCCCCCCTGCTCCACCGGAAGCTGCTGGCCGACATCCGCGCCATGCACGACTTCACCGACAAGGTCATCCGCGAGCGGCGGGAAACTGTAGAGCGGGCGCGGGCGGACGGCAGCTACAGGCCACTGA GTCTGGGTGACGCAGACCTGGGGCGAAAGTCCCAGATGGCCCTGCTGGACATCCTCCTGCAGGTTTCCTTCAACGGTGAGTCCCTCACGGACGCCGACATCCGCGAGGAGGTGGACACGTTCATGTTCGAGGGCGACGACACCACCAGCAGCGGGGTGTCCCACGCCCTCTACGCCATCGCCCGCCACCCGGAAGTGCAGCGGCGCATCCACGAGGAGCTGTTGCAGGTCCTGGGGCCCGACCCCCACGCCCCGGTCACCCAGGCCCAGCTGCACAGCCTCAAGTACCTGGACTGCGTCGTGAAGGAGACCCTGCGCCTCTACCCCTCGGTTCCCGCCATCGGAAGACACGCCCACCGGGAGATCAGGCTCGGAGAGCAGACCATCCCGGCCAACACGAGCATCTACCTGGTGCTCTACTTCGCCCACCGCGACCCAGGCTACTTCCCCGACCCCCTGAGCTTCCGGCCCGAGCGCTTCCTGGAGGGCGAGGAGGAGGCCCGCGAGAACTTCGCCTACCTGCCCTTCAGCGCGGGCCCCAAGAACTGCATCGGCCAGAAGTTCGCCGTGCTCGAGATGAAGGCCCTGATCAGCAAGGTGCTGCGGAGCTACGAACTGCTGCCCCTGGGCGAGGAGCTGCGGCCCATGATGAACTTCATCCTGCGCTCCTCCTCGGGCATCAACGTCGGGCTGCGACCCAGGCCTTGA